From Spirochaetota bacterium, one genomic window encodes:
- a CDS encoding ABC transporter substrate-binding protein, whose amino-acid sequence MKKAIVLLCVIAVLPLAAAGKTVKIGAIFAVTGPASFLGAPEQKTAQMLVEQINAQGGINGDNLALVIKDSEGSPEKAVSFAKQLIDEDKVFAIIGPTTSGESLAIKKICEEAKTILISCAAADAIVNPLASWVFKTPQKDSDVVKWIFNTMKKKGLTKIGVLSANTGFGKSGKAQLEALAAGSGITILISEVFDKQATDLTAVLTKIKALNVQAVVNWSIEPAQSIIPKNMKQLNMNVPLFQSHGFGNLKYASEAGKAGEGIVFPCGRIFVADQLSDKDPQKAVLQKYKKDYEAKFKEDVSTFGGHAYDAILILTEAMKKAGSTEKDRVRAAIENLKGFPGTGGIFNYSPTDHSGLGMDSLSLLTVKDGKFVLYKE is encoded by the coding sequence ATGAAAAAAGCCATCGTACTCCTGTGCGTCATAGCGGTACTGCCGCTGGCCGCTGCGGGAAAGACAGTCAAGATCGGTGCGATATTCGCCGTCACCGGCCCTGCATCGTTCCTCGGCGCGCCGGAACAGAAGACCGCACAGATGCTCGTCGAACAGATCAACGCACAGGGCGGCATCAACGGGGACAATCTCGCCCTCGTCATCAAGGACTCGGAAGGATCGCCGGAAAAAGCGGTCTCGTTCGCGAAACAGCTCATCGACGAGGACAAGGTGTTCGCCATCATAGGGCCCACAACGAGCGGCGAATCGCTCGCGATCAAGAAGATCTGCGAAGAAGCGAAAACGATACTGATATCCTGCGCCGCCGCGGACGCCATCGTCAATCCCCTCGCGTCATGGGTGTTCAAAACACCGCAGAAGGACAGCGATGTTGTGAAATGGATATTCAACACCATGAAGAAGAAAGGGCTTACGAAGATAGGCGTCCTTTCCGCGAACACCGGCTTCGGCAAATCCGGCAAGGCGCAGCTTGAAGCACTCGCCGCCGGCTCCGGCATCACGATACTCATCAGCGAAGTGTTCGACAAACAGGCCACCGACCTTACCGCCGTGCTCACCAAGATCAAGGCGTTGAACGTTCAGGCCGTCGTCAACTGGTCCATCGAACCCGCACAGTCCATCATCCCGAAGAACATGAAACAGCTCAACATGAACGTGCCGCTCTTCCAGAGCCACGGTTTCGGCAATCTGAAATACGCATCGGAAGCGGGCAAGGCGGGCGAAGGCATCGTTTTCCCCTGCGGCCGCATTTTCGTCGCCGATCAGCTCTCCGACAAGGACCCGCAGAAAGCGGTGCTCCAGAAGTATAAGAAAGATTACGAAGCAAAGTTCAAGGAGGATGTGAGCACCTTCGGCGGACATGCCTATGATGCCATCCTTATTCTCACCGAAGCCATGAAGAAAGCGGGCAGCACCGAGAAGGACAGGGTCCGCGCCGCCATTGAGAACCTCAAGGGATTCCCCGGCACCGGCGGCATCTTCAATTACTCGCCGACCGATCACAGCGGTCTCGGCATGGACTCGCTCTCGCTCCTGACCGTTAAGGACGGCAAGTTCGTCCTCTACAAAGAATAA
- a CDS encoding PfkB family carbohydrate kinase, with product MAIVVVGSVALDTVKTPKGTMSRGLGGSALHFSNAASILHPIKLVGVVGDDFPAEGMTFFSEKGIDTVGLERVSGKTFHWEGYYENDMSVAHTVNTELNVFAAFSPKIPDSYKKEKYLFLANIDPVLQRSVLEAMGKLDCSVMDTMNYWIDTKKSDVLDVISRVDIALLNDQEARSLTGEKNLIAAAKQLITKGLTYAVIKKGEHGAIVVGKDEYFATVSFPVENVVDPTGAGDSFAGGLVSYLAHEKKLDGKTIRKAMLYATAVASFNVEAFSIEGLRRVAKKDISSRIERIRGITEVGEIRL from the coding sequence ATGGCTATTGTAGTCGTCGGTTCGGTAGCGCTCGATACGGTAAAGACGCCGAAAGGGACCATGTCCCGCGGCCTCGGCGGGAGCGCGCTCCATTTCTCGAATGCGGCAAGCATTCTCCACCCCATAAAGCTCGTCGGCGTCGTCGGCGATGATTTCCCAGCCGAAGGGATGACGTTCTTCTCCGAGAAGGGCATCGATACCGTCGGGCTTGAACGCGTATCGGGAAAGACGTTCCATTGGGAAGGCTATTACGAGAACGATATGAGCGTCGCCCATACGGTGAACACGGAGCTTAATGTGTTCGCGGCGTTCTCCCCGAAGATACCGGATTCATACAAGAAAGAAAAATATCTCTTCCTTGCGAACATCGACCCTGTGCTCCAGCGTTCGGTGCTGGAAGCGATGGGAAAGCTCGATTGCTCGGTCATGGATACGATGAATTACTGGATAGACACGAAAAAGTCCGACGTGCTCGATGTCATCTCCCGCGTCGATATCGCGCTTCTCAATGATCAGGAGGCGCGTTCGTTGACGGGCGAGAAGAACCTTATTGCCGCAGCGAAACAGCTTATCACGAAAGGGCTCACGTATGCCGTGATCAAGAAGGGCGAACACGGAGCTATCGTCGTCGGGAAGGACGAATATTTCGCCACTGTGTCTTTTCCGGTGGAGAACGTCGTCGACCCGACGGGCGCCGGGGACAGCTTTGCCGGCGGCCTCGTGAGCTATCTTGCGCATGAAAAGAAGCTCGATGGGAAGACGATACGAAAAGCGATGCTCTATGCCACCGCGGTAGCGTCGTTCAATGTGGAGGCGTTCAGCATCGAAGGGCTCCGCCGTGTTGCGAAAAAGGATATCTCGTCGCGGATAGAGCGTATACGCGGCATTACCGAGGTAGGGGAGATACGCCTTTGA
- the panD gene encoding aspartate 1-decarboxylase, which translates to MTREMLKSKIHRAVITDANVDYVGSITIDEDLMDAADLIENEKVMVADVNNGERFETYVITGRRGSGVICINGAAAHLVALGDRIIIMAFTWLEDPHGRAHKPALVFVDEKNRKKH; encoded by the coding sequence TTGACGCGTGAGATGCTGAAATCGAAGATACATCGCGCCGTTATTACCGACGCGAACGTGGATTATGTCGGATCGATAACCATCGACGAGGACCTCATGGACGCCGCCGACCTCATCGAGAACGAGAAGGTGATGGTGGCCGATGTGAACAACGGTGAACGCTTCGAGACGTATGTCATAACGGGCAGGCGCGGCTCGGGCGTCATCTGCATCAACGGCGCGGCAGCGCATCTTGTGGCGCTGGGCGATCGCATCATCATCATGGCGTTCACGTGGCTCGAAGACCCCCACGGGCGTGCGCATAAGCCCGCGCTCGTGTTCGTCGATGAAAAGAACCGGAAAAAGCACTGA
- a CDS encoding spiro-SPASM protein, with amino-acid sequence MGKTLLIVDHVGVTKYAYGTIGTASIPDIIARRARVMAERLSADIAVVALPDSVSRVENAKRHVLTDMTAKGYLALISEISDGYSDIVHMKADMPFADADEAVRALALHNENFAYYTYGENYPVGVLPRIYKRGTLERLSLLVEEKKLPLSYDIIHETVFIDPNFFEIEVSLSKDDMRYYRLSFRADTKRNVLLIERVGGADPSLAYNDAAKNVLRDAALRRTLPAYVEIELTTERDVWPVTMPPETSSRPKAAFTRDSFARACDTIAALCDDVHLSLSLYGEPLMHAEVRGCIEEALKRGFTVYLETNGMKFDATFADWVLSLKEPRLKTIFHLDTIDTALYARLYRGGDLGIVLANIEYYLMRDNKNAYVQIRKMKDNFDHLMAFYQYFEKFDAQIILQKYDSCRGKMKGREVGDLSPLVHVGCWHVARDLAVFADGSVRLCKEDIAAERVIGSIHTDELHALWKRMDDDYRATVTRSHPFCADCDEWYIYNF; translated from the coding sequence ATGGGAAAGACGCTTCTCATTGTCGATCATGTGGGCGTAACGAAGTACGCCTATGGGACTATCGGTACTGCGTCCATTCCCGACATCATCGCGCGTCGCGCGCGTGTCATGGCGGAGCGTCTTTCGGCGGACATTGCCGTTGTCGCGCTCCCGGACAGCGTCAGCCGTGTCGAGAACGCGAAGCGGCATGTGCTTACGGATATGACCGCGAAGGGATATCTCGCGCTCATCTCGGAGATATCCGACGGTTACAGCGACATCGTTCACATGAAGGCGGATATGCCGTTCGCCGATGCCGATGAGGCCGTCCGTGCGCTTGCACTGCACAATGAGAATTTCGCGTACTATACCTACGGCGAGAACTATCCCGTCGGCGTCCTTCCCCGCATCTACAAGCGCGGTACGCTCGAGCGTCTGTCGCTCCTTGTCGAAGAGAAGAAGCTCCCGCTGTCCTATGACATCATCCACGAAACGGTGTTCATCGATCCGAATTTCTTCGAGATAGAAGTGTCGCTCTCAAAGGATGATATGCGGTACTACCGGCTTTCGTTCCGTGCCGATACGAAGCGCAATGTGCTCCTCATCGAACGCGTCGGCGGCGCCGATCCGTCGCTCGCATACAATGATGCGGCGAAGAACGTCCTTCGCGATGCGGCACTGCGCAGGACGCTCCCGGCATATGTGGAAATAGAACTGACCACCGAGCGTGATGTGTGGCCGGTGACCATGCCGCCGGAAACATCATCCCGCCCGAAAGCCGCGTTCACCCGCGATTCCTTCGCCCGCGCCTGCGATACGATCGCCGCACTGTGCGACGATGTGCATCTCTCGCTCTCACTATACGGCGAGCCGCTCATGCATGCGGAGGTCCGCGGCTGCATAGAGGAGGCGCTGAAACGCGGTTTCACCGTGTACCTGGAAACGAACGGCATGAAATTCGATGCCACTTTCGCCGACTGGGTGCTCTCGCTGAAAGAACCGCGCCTGAAGACCATATTCCATCTGGACACCATCGATACCGCCCTGTATGCGAGGCTGTATCGCGGCGGCGATCTCGGCATCGTGCTCGCGAACATCGAATACTATCTCATGCGCGACAATAAGAACGCGTATGTGCAGATACGGAAAATGAAGGATAATTTCGATCACCTTATGGCCTTCTATCAGTATTTCGAGAAATTCGACGCGCAGATAATACTCCAGAAATACGACAGCTGCCGCGGGAAGATGAAAGGGCGCGAAGTGGGCGATCTCTCTCCGCTCGTCCATGTCGGCTGCTGGCATGTGGCGCGCGACCTCGCCGTGTTCGCCGACGGGAGCGTGCGTCTGTGCAAAGAGGATATCGCCGCTGAGCGGGTGATCGGGAGCATCCACACTGATGAGCTCCATGCCCTGTGGAAGCGCATGGATGACGATTACCGCGCGACCGTTACACGATCGCACCCGTTCTGTGCCGACTGTGACGAATGGTATATCTATAATTTCTAG
- the pseC gene encoding UDP-4-amino-4,6-dideoxy-N-acetyl-beta-L-altrosamine transaminase: MKKILPYSRQWIREKDIRTVVKALRDDFITTGWHIEHFEEKLREYTGAKYAVVVSSASAGLHIAMLAAGIKPGDEGITTPNTFLASANSICYAGAKPVFADIDPETKNISPAQIERRITRKTKVIVPVHYAGHPCDMDAIHAIAKKRKLIIIEDAAHAVGGSYRGKKIGALTRSDMCVFSFHAVKNMTAGEGGAVVTNNEEWYHVLRELRSHGLTRDKARMEKHEGRWWYEQHRLGFNYRITDYQAMLLASQLSDLDSFIRRKRSIVKRYDEAFDGTPHVRIPVEKEYAFSPYHLYALEIDFNALGVSREAFMDALSKEGIGSQVLYIPVHTQPYYRKNFGYKQGDYPAAEDHYQRNLAIPLYAKLSDADVQRVIRAFTKVCRMFKG, from the coding sequence ATGAAGAAGATACTCCCCTATTCCCGCCAATGGATACGCGAGAAGGATATACGGACCGTCGTCAAAGCGCTCCGGGACGATTTCATCACTACCGGATGGCATATCGAACACTTCGAGGAAAAGCTCCGCGAGTATACCGGCGCAAAGTATGCAGTGGTCGTTTCATCGGCATCCGCGGGGCTTCATATCGCGATGCTCGCTGCGGGGATAAAACCCGGCGACGAAGGCATCACGACACCGAACACCTTCCTCGCATCAGCGAATTCCATCTGCTATGCCGGGGCGAAACCGGTGTTCGCCGACATCGATCCCGAGACGAAGAACATATCACCCGCACAGATTGAACGCCGCATCACGCGGAAGACGAAGGTGATTGTGCCGGTGCATTATGCAGGACACCCCTGCGATATGGACGCGATACACGCCATCGCGAAGAAAAGAAAGCTCATCATCATCGAGGACGCGGCGCATGCTGTCGGCGGAAGCTATCGCGGAAAAAAGATCGGCGCGCTCACGCGCAGCGATATGTGCGTGTTCTCGTTCCACGCGGTAAAGAACATGACCGCGGGCGAAGGCGGCGCGGTGGTCACGAACAACGAAGAGTGGTATCACGTGCTCCGCGAGCTTCGTTCGCACGGGCTCACACGCGACAAGGCGCGCATGGAAAAGCATGAAGGGCGCTGGTGGTACGAACAGCATCGTCTTGGGTTCAATTACCGCATCACCGACTATCAGGCCATGCTCCTCGCATCGCAGCTTTCCGATCTTGACTCCTTCATCCGCCGCAAACGCAGCATCGTGAAGAGATACGACGAAGCGTTCGACGGCACGCCCCATGTCCGTATACCGGTAGAGAAGGAATACGCATTCTCACCGTATCATCTCTATGCGCTTGAGATAGACTTCAATGCTCTGGGCGTATCGCGCGAGGCTTTCATGGATGCGCTTTCCAAGGAAGGCATCGGATCGCAAGTGCTGTACATCCCCGTGCATACGCAGCCATATTATCGGAAGAATTTCGGCTATAAGCAGGGGGACTATCCTGCCGCAGAGGATCACTACCAGAGGAATCTTGCCATACCGCTCTATGCTAAACTGAGCGATGCCGACGTACAGCGCGTCATACGCGCTTTCACGAAAGTCTGCCGCATGTTCAAGGGATAG
- a CDS encoding DUF3536 domain-containing protein, with the protein MLPMEKKLILHGHFYQPPRENPYCNIITEQDLHPYHDWNERITAECYQPNAHSRILDGVGRITKVVNNYEYLSFNFGPTLLDYLAAHFPETVTRIVAADRASIARTGHGNAMAQVFNHIILPLARYEDMISEIRWGIFNFERHFGRTPEGMWLSETAINRDVVDALWQCGIRFTVLSPYQASAVISNGQATQVSDGTIDTSKPYLLKGHRGGEIAVFFYHPELARGIAFEHALRDAHGYAKLIDDAFKHKGLVNIATDGESYGHHEPFADMCIAKYFSDIIPERGITVTNYAAVLAAAPPTEEVLLHDGANGSGTSWSCSHGVERWRSDCGCATGSHDGWNQRWRGPLRAAVDILRDAHEEAVDMVMPLSAEDKRVLRDAAIAAAYDRKVIHALHEKFAKKVSLETFTEIMDSYRYALYAYTSCGWFFADITGLEPVQNLKYADIAFELLASATGKAPYILSARARFIHALGDAKSNIPGMDGNTCYERWVIPERYPAEKIVYHQCAEHISHGLDIRKIPDSTLYGNSVRFIKHDRDKIVALSCSPSGRETRVTLSIRPTDALAAAAATDAGTVSLSLRDIVYDERKRISRRLTLPETSKLLSAGRSAFETSLRIIRTAHSHGVPPPREMMQLFSAFFALKLETLAENGGFRVGQYAEIESLLAIAKENTIVLDTRSFAERVEKDIRKHCREMLRHFDPAIASVVIADMHFVNKISLPVRRSILENDVYAIIERYRRDRTLTIAAQSSLIMLGQWFNFNMDAIAK; encoded by the coding sequence ATGCTGCCAATGGAAAAGAAGCTCATACTACACGGCCATTTCTATCAGCCGCCGCGGGAGAACCCGTACTGCAACATCATTACCGAGCAGGACTTACACCCCTACCACGACTGGAATGAACGCATTACCGCCGAATGTTATCAGCCCAATGCCCATTCCCGCATACTGGACGGCGTCGGGCGGATCACGAAAGTGGTGAATAACTACGAATATCTGAGCTTCAACTTCGGACCGACGCTCCTCGATTACCTCGCCGCCCATTTCCCGGAAACGGTGACCCGCATCGTCGCCGCCGACCGCGCAAGCATTGCGCGCACGGGGCACGGGAACGCCATGGCGCAAGTATTCAATCACATCATACTTCCCCTGGCACGCTACGAGGATATGATCTCGGAGATACGCTGGGGCATATTCAATTTCGAGCGTCATTTCGGCCGCACGCCGGAAGGCATGTGGCTCTCGGAAACGGCGATAAACCGCGATGTCGTTGACGCGCTCTGGCAATGCGGCATACGCTTTACCGTGCTTTCACCGTATCAGGCGAGCGCCGTCATATCGAACGGGCAGGCGACGCAGGTAAGCGACGGTACTATCGATACGTCCAAGCCGTACCTGCTGAAAGGACATCGCGGCGGTGAGATAGCCGTGTTCTTCTACCACCCGGAGCTGGCACGGGGCATCGCCTTCGAACATGCGCTGCGCGATGCACACGGCTACGCGAAGCTCATCGATGATGCGTTTAAGCACAAAGGACTCGTGAACATCGCCACCGACGGAGAATCGTACGGACACCATGAGCCGTTCGCCGATATGTGCATAGCGAAATATTTCTCGGATATCATCCCCGAGCGCGGCATTACCGTGACCAATTACGCCGCTGTGCTCGCGGCAGCACCGCCGACCGAGGAAGTGCTGCTCCACGACGGCGCGAACGGCAGCGGCACCTCATGGAGCTGTTCCCACGGTGTCGAACGCTGGAGAAGCGATTGCGGCTGTGCGACAGGAAGCCATGACGGCTGGAACCAGCGCTGGCGCGGCCCCTTGCGCGCGGCCGTCGATATCCTCCGCGATGCTCATGAAGAGGCCGTCGATATGGTGATGCCGCTTTCCGCCGAGGATAAGCGCGTACTCCGCGATGCAGCGATAGCCGCAGCATACGACAGGAAGGTCATCCATGCGCTGCACGAAAAATTCGCGAAAAAGGTATCGCTCGAAACGTTCACGGAGATAATGGATTCCTATCGATATGCGCTCTATGCCTATACATCCTGCGGCTGGTTCTTCGCCGACATCACCGGTCTTGAGCCGGTACAGAACCTGAAATACGCCGATATCGCTTTTGAGCTGCTCGCCTCGGCCACCGGCAAGGCGCCGTACATCCTGAGCGCCCGTGCGCGCTTCATCCACGCCCTCGGCGACGCGAAGTCGAACATACCGGGAATGGACGGGAACACCTGCTATGAGCGATGGGTCATCCCTGAGCGATACCCGGCTGAAAAGATAGTGTATCATCAATGCGCCGAACATATCTCGCACGGGCTTGATATCAGGAAAATACCCGACAGTACGCTCTACGGAAACAGCGTACGCTTCATCAAACATGACCGCGACAAGATCGTTGCACTGTCGTGTTCGCCATCGGGACGCGAAACGCGGGTCACGCTCTCGATACGGCCGACGGATGCGCTCGCCGCCGCCGCTGCTACCGATGCGGGGACAGTGTCGCTCTCGTTACGCGATATCGTCTATGATGAGCGTAAGCGCATAAGCCGGCGGCTCACACTGCCGGAGACATCGAAACTCCTTTCCGCGGGACGCTCCGCGTTCGAGACCTCGCTCCGCATCATACGGACGGCGCACAGCCACGGCGTACCGCCTCCGCGTGAGATGATGCAGCTCTTTTCGGCGTTCTTTGCGCTGAAGCTGGAAACACTCGCCGAGAACGGCGGCTTCCGCGTGGGCCAGTATGCGGAGATAGAGTCGCTTCTCGCCATCGCAAAGGAGAACACTATCGTGCTCGATACGCGATCGTTCGCCGAGCGTGTAGAAAAGGACATCCGAAAGCACTGCAGAGAGATGTTGCGGCATTTCGACCCTGCCATTGCATCAGTAGTCATCGCGGACATGCATTTCGTGAACAAGATATCGCTCCCTGTCAGACGCTCCATTCTGGAGAACGACGTGTATGCCATCATAGAGCGCTACCGCCGCGACCGAACGCTTACCATAGCAGCGCAGTCATCGCTCATCATGCTCGGGCAGTGGTTCAACTTCAACATGGATGCAATAGCGAAGTAA
- a CDS encoding DUF4389 domain-containing protein produces MQYSVKYQDKYSRGQLLLRTIFGGFYIALPHFFLMAFVGIWAAILSFLAAWVVLFTGKYPKGWFDFQVKFGAWGARLTASMMNFMDEYPAFGTGGTSASVTYSVNYPASLSRGLLILRVLFGVFYVYVPHMFCLYFRLIWSSLLMFLAWWAILFTGKYPKGFFEFNVGTMRWLNNVSVYMSLLTDEYPKFSGKE; encoded by the coding sequence ATGCAGTACAGTGTCAAGTATCAAGACAAGTACTCTCGCGGACAGCTCTTGTTAAGGACAATTTTTGGCGGATTCTATATCGCCCTCCCTCACTTCTTTCTGATGGCTTTCGTCGGAATCTGGGCGGCTATCCTTTCCTTCCTCGCAGCATGGGTTGTGCTCTTCACTGGTAAATATCCGAAGGGATGGTTCGATTTCCAGGTAAAATTCGGCGCTTGGGGCGCAAGATTGACTGCATCCATGATGAACTTTATGGATGAATATCCTGCGTTCGGAACGGGCGGCACGAGCGCAAGCGTAACGTACAGTGTGAATTATCCGGCATCGTTGAGCCGCGGGCTTCTCATTCTCCGCGTGCTTTTCGGCGTCTTCTATGTCTACGTTCCGCATATGTTCTGCCTCTATTTCCGGCTCATCTGGTCATCGCTTCTTATGTTTCTGGCATGGTGGGCGATTCTCTTCACCGGCAAGTATCCGAAAGGTTTTTTCGAGTTCAATGTCGGCACTATGCGCTGGCTGAACAATGTTTCGGTATACATGTCCCTCCTTACCGACGAATATCCGAAGTTCTCAGGTAAAGAATAG
- the gdhA gene encoding NADP-specific glutamate dehydrogenase: MSLVNEVIDRVVQKNPGEKEFHQAVKEVMETLEPTVKKHPEFVKSKIYDRIVEPDRAIIFRVPWVDDKGEVQVNRGMRVQFNNAIGPYKGGLRFHPSVNLGIVKFLGFEQIFKNSLTTLPMGGGKGGCDFDPKGKSDMEVMRFCQSFMRELFRHIGQDTDVPAGDIGVGGREIGYMYGYYKKITNEHTGVLTGRALEYGGSLIRPEATGYGAVYFAAEMLATRSKEMKGLRCIVSGSGNVAQYTIEKVNHLGGKCISISDSSGTIIDEEGISAEKLKYIIELKEVHRGRVKEYTEKYKSAKYYDGKSVWDVVREQSVKVDCAFPSATQNEVNGKNAEALVKNGCFCVSEGANMPSDVDAIHAYQAGNVLYGPGKAANAGGVATSGLEMAQQSQRFYWTREEVDQNLSKIMKSIHKQCLDAAEAYGKKGDYVMGANIAGFVKVAKAMHAYGIV, from the coding sequence ATGTCACTCGTAAATGAAGTGATCGACAGGGTCGTTCAAAAGAACCCCGGCGAGAAGGAATTCCATCAAGCCGTAAAGGAAGTGATGGAAACATTGGAACCGACGGTCAAAAAACACCCGGAATTCGTCAAATCGAAGATCTATGACCGCATCGTCGAACCGGACCGCGCGATTATATTCCGCGTACCGTGGGTCGATGACAAGGGCGAGGTGCAGGTGAACCGCGGCATGCGCGTGCAGTTCAACAATGCCATCGGGCCCTATAAGGGCGGGCTTCGTTTCCATCCGTCCGTCAATCTCGGCATCGTCAAATTCCTCGGCTTCGAACAGATCTTCAAGAATTCGCTCACCACGCTCCCTATGGGCGGCGGCAAGGGCGGATGCGATTTCGATCCGAAGGGCAAGTCCGATATGGAAGTGATGCGCTTTTGCCAGTCGTTCATGCGCGAACTCTTCCGACACATCGGTCAGGACACCGACGTCCCCGCCGGCGATATCGGTGTCGGCGGACGCGAGATCGGCTATATGTACGGCTATTACAAGAAGATAACCAATGAGCACACCGGTGTTCTCACCGGACGCGCGCTCGAATACGGCGGTTCGCTCATACGCCCGGAAGCTACCGGCTACGGCGCTGTCTATTTTGCAGCAGAAATGCTCGCGACGCGCAGCAAAGAGATGAAGGGGCTGCGCTGCATCGTTTCGGGCTCGGGCAATGTCGCCCAGTACACCATCGAAAAGGTCAATCATCTCGGCGGCAAATGCATCAGCATTTCGGATTCCAGCGGCACTATCATCGATGAAGAAGGCATCTCTGCCGAGAAGCTCAAATACATCATCGAGCTTAAGGAAGTACACCGCGGACGCGTGAAAGAATATACTGAGAAGTACAAAAGTGCGAAGTACTATGACGGCAAAAGCGTATGGGACGTTGTTCGCGAGCAAAGCGTCAAGGTCGACTGTGCTTTCCCGTCCGCCACACAGAACGAGGTGAACGGCAAGAACGCAGAGGCGCTCGTGAAGAACGGCTGCTTCTGCGTCTCCGAAGGCGCGAACATGCCATCCGATGTGGACGCGATACACGCCTATCAGGCAGGCAACGTGCTCTACGGACCGGGCAAGGCCGCCAATGCCGGCGGTGTTGCCACTTCCGGTCTTGAAATGGCGCAGCAGAGCCAGCGCTTCTACTGGACGCGCGAAGAGGTCGATCAGAACCTGAGCAAGATCATGAAGAGCATACACAAACAATGCCTTGATGCCGCTGAAGCATACGGCAAGAAAGGCGACTATGTCATGGGCGCGAACATTGCTGGTTTCGTTAAGGTCGCAAAAGCCATGCATGCGTACGGCATAGTCTGA